The following DNA comes from Erigeron canadensis isolate Cc75 chromosome 3, C_canadensis_v1, whole genome shotgun sequence.
TTTTAGGTTTCAATTCAACACTACGCGGGGGAAATGTTACTCATCATGAATACATACAAGTTGGTAAAGGAAGAGACGTAGGCCTCAACCAAATATCGCTTTTTGAGGCAAAAATAGCCAATGGAAACGGGGAACAGACAATGAGTCGTGATGTATATAGACTTGGACACCGTTTTGATTTCTTCCGCATGCTCTCATGCTATTTTACTACTGTAGGATTCTACTTCAACACACTGGTAAGAAGtgaattatgtttttttactaGATCTTCTAACTCTGCAGCATCTAATACCAATTTCTTTCATGTGGCAGCTCACTGTGCTTATAGTATATGTATTCCTCTATGGCCGCCTTTATCTTGTACTCAGTGGACTTGAGAGAGAGTTAACTACAAGCAAAGCGATTATGGAAAATAAACCTCTTCAAGTAGCTCTTGCCTCTCAATCATTTGTTCAAATCGGCTTTCTTATGGCACTTCCAATGATAATGGAAATAGGACTGGAAAGAGGGTTTAGAAACGCATTTACTGATTTTGTTCTGATGCAACTGCAATTAGCTTCTGTGTTTTTCACATTTTCTCTTGGAACAAAAACCCATTATTATGGTAGAACTTTACTTCATGGGGGTGCACAATACAGAGCTACGGGCCGTGGATTTGTTGTATTTCATGCTAAATTTGCTGAAAATTACAGGCTATACTCACGCAGTCACTTTGTCAAGGGAATCGAACTTCTGATTTTACTTGTTGTATATGAAATATTTGGTGAATCCTATAGAAGCTCGGTTGCATACATACTGATAACAATATCAATATGGTTCATGGTGGGCACATGGCTATTTGCTCCCTTTCTTTTTAACCCATCAGGATTCGAATGGCAAAAAATTGTTGATGACTGGACAGATTGGGGTAAATGGATGAGCAACCAAGGAGGAATTGGTGTCCCAGTAGAGAAAAGTTGGGAATCATGGTGGGAGAAAGAGCAAGAGCATCTTCTTTTGTCTGGGCTAAGGGGTACCATAATGGAGATATTGTTGGCAGTTCGCTTCTTTATTTATCAGTTTGGACTTGTATATCACCTCAACATCACAAACAGCAAAAGTTTTCTGGTATTTTTTCAGCAGAGGTTTTCCGGTTTAGAACAGATTAACTTCAGCTTTACCCTTGTGATAATTTGCTTTTTATTTCAGGTCTATGTCATATCATGGCTCGTGATCTTCGCAGGACTTCTAGTAATGAGGGTTGGTTAAGATGATGTTCTTACTTACATGCATTGTGATATTAGTTGTGtattaaattcatttttccTATGGTTTTCAGGGTGTCTCATATTGTAAAAAATCTCTTAGCAATGAATATCAGCTTGCATTTCGATTGATCAAGGGGTTGATATTCATCACTTTTCTTTCTATCATGGTCACCATAATCGCACAGCCTCATATGACAGTAAAGGATATAATAGTATGTGTCCTCGCTTTAATGCCTACCGGTTGGGGGATGCTTCTGGTAAGCAAATTCCTTTACCATCATCTGTTACTTCATAGCATTGTTTCTGACATATGGGATGGGTTGGGTAACTAGTCAAAATGGGTATTTtaatttgatgatgattgtaATGGACCAGCTGGATTGACCTGAAACCCTTGATTCACATGatataaaatattcaaataaGATAATTTAGTAGCGCATATGCGGTATGCATTAAGATACAATTTGGGCAGCTTTGAAAGAGGTTTGGCCGGTCTCCTTTTATTACCACTATTATTTCACCCATCTACACAGCTAGAAATTAATCATAACCTGAACCAACCACAGTGTCATCTCCGCTATTAGGACTTTGACTTTAGTTGCCccttcttttattaataaaaagaaaactggCTTTTCGTTGTTTTTTATTGGCTTCTATGTGCCTTTCCCTTGTCAGATTGCACAAGCGCTTAAGCCATTTTTGCGACGATCTGGAGTCTGGTCATCAGTTAGAACACTGGCACAATATTATGAAATGATCATGGGTTTGCTTCTATTCACCCCAGTTGCGTTTTTCGCTTGGTTCCCATTCGTCTCGGAGTTCCAAACACGGATGTTGTTCAACCAAGCATTTAGCAGAGGGTTACAGATCTCACGTATTCTTGGTGGCGGGCAAAAGAAAGACAAATCCTCCCGCAACAAGGAGTAACTGTTTGTCCTGCTCCCCACTCAGTTTCAGCATATATATTAGTCTCTTGTGTGTCTGTATGTCGTCAACTTGTCATCAAGATGGAATCATTGAATACATGGTACACTTAGAGATACTAGAAACAGGCTGACGAGATCTATACATAGTGCTAGATAGTATATATCTATAACCATTAGGTGCCTTATTTACCTTGAACTGGCCTTCTATAGCTAGCTAGTAAGAACTAAGAAGTAGCAACTGAGTTATATGAATAGTTATATCTTCTCTTTTAGGTGAATCTAATTGATATTTCTGtggatattattatattaaggaCCATGAAACTCAATTTGCATGATTGATAATCCTATTTGACTATTAATAGGACTGGACTTAAGCACAGCCACTTTATATGGAACTGATTCGATTTGGGTTATagaaatagttaataaaatgaagttaaaccAAAACAAGTTCAATGGGCTAAACAATCAACAATGGCATCTTTAATACTAAGAATACCTGATTTAATCCTCCTCTGAAAAGCTCAAAAGGCCTGCAGCATCTtgaattctaaaaaaaaaaactataggCTGGGACGAGCCTCACCCAAAACCAGTCTCAAAAAAGCAGGGTCCTATATAGCCCTGTGGCTAATATCAATTTATCCTTTTTAAGCAGCCCTCAAATATAGAACGCAATAAGCCTGGTCATGTGTCACCAATTTGTAATGTTATTTGAAGAGAACTAGTGAGAAAAAAGTCCTTCAAACATTGTCATGATACACCTCTAGGTTATTAGTCATTGTATGTTTAAGAGCCAAGATCTAGATAACAACTTGCACAACAGGTCAACATACAAACAAGAGTGTAATTACAACTGCTCATGGAGTCATGGTAATGTCATAACAATGATGTTCTAAACAAAGACAAACAAATGCATATCCAATTATTTAGAGAAAATTAAACCCAAAAGACCGATAAGCCAGGACACGATGGTACCAACGACCCAGAGTACAAGGGCAAAGACAACAATACCAGCCAGAATAGTAAGAAAAGGAGGTCCTTGGGCAGTGCTTTTGTCACCACTTGTAATTGCTTCTGTCTTCCCTATGGGTTCTTCAGAAGGCTTGTTTGATACACGTAACAAAGGAAAGTTTCTTCGCGTCAGCAATTTTGTGGCATTCTTAAACCTGgcaaagtaaataaa
Coding sequences within:
- the LOC122591182 gene encoding uncharacterized protein LOC122591182; protein product: MASSLCCKFLGGFGFHQNPNLISPSDSCSLNLHSPSLFRFKNATKLLTRRNFPLLRVSNKPSEEPIGKTEAITSGDKSTAQGPPFLTILAGIVVFALVLWVVGTIVSWLIGLLGLIFSK